A genomic segment from Phragmites australis chromosome 6, lpPhrAust1.1, whole genome shotgun sequence encodes:
- the LOC133920805 gene encoding uncharacterized protein LOC133920805 produces MRLFNDYFADPPVYPDYIFRRRFRMKCDLFMKIVAAVEEKDPWFVQRRNAAGELGLSALQKVTAVFRMLAYDAPADSLDECLRLGESTIIESMRRFVNAVVQAFGDEYLRSPNEEDIARLLAINSRRGFPGMLGSVDCMHWRWKNCPTAWAGSYTGHVNAPTIILEAVASQDLWIWHAFFGMPGSLNDINVLHRSHLLDDLAAEQAPKVNYTINGQDYTMGYYLADGIYPEWATFVKPIPAPVGRKRQHFVVQQAAARKDVERAFGVLQSQFPIVRGATRLWDEETLSAIMTACIIMHNMIIEDEREDDDVDYVYEGAGEDVQASHDVTPPLMVLSQRYNAIRCKQAHVNLREDLVEHLW; encoded by the exons ATGAGGTTGTTCAACGACTACTTTGCCGATCCTCCCGTGTACCCCGACTATATATTCCGGCGCAG GTTCCGGATGAAATGCGACCTGTTTATGAAGATAGTTGCAGCTGTTGAAGAGAAGGACCCATGGTTCGTGCAGCGGAGAAACGCAGCTGGAGAGCTCGGGCTGTCAGCATTGCAAAAAGTGACTGCGGTATTTCGTATGCTAGCATACGATGCGCCGGCTGATTCTCTCGATGAGTGCCTTCGTCTTGGTGAGAGCACCATCATTGAGAGTATGCGTCGTTTCGTCAATGCTGTTGTGCAGGCATTCGGCGATGAGTACCTTCGTTCTCCTAATGAGGAGGACATTGCGAGGTTGCTCGCCATCAACTCGCGCAGAGGCTTCCCAGGTATGTTAGGAAGCGTTGATTGtatgcattggaggtggaagaactgccCTACGGCGTGGGCGGGGTCTTACACGGGGCATGTTAACGCTCCAACTATCATTCTTGAGGCGGTCGCGTCGCAGGACCTGTGGATCTGGCATGCATTTTTTGGCATGCCTGGTTCGCTAAATGACATCAATGTCCTCCACCGATCACATCTCCTCGACGACTTAGCCGCCGAACAGGCACCGAAGGTTAATTACACAATCAATGGTCAGGACTACACCATGGGTTACTATCTTGCTGACGGAATTTACCCGGAATGGGCCACGTTTGTGAAGCCCATTCCGGCTCCTGTCGGCCGCAAGCGGCAACACTTTGTCGTGCAACAAGCGGCGGCCCGCAAGGACGTGGAGCGCGCCTTTGGAGTACTCCAGTCGCAGTTTCCTATTGTTCGCGGGGCAACACGGTTGTGGGACGAGGAAACCTTGTCCGCCATCATGACCGCATGCAtaatcatgcacaacatgattaTTGAAGACGAACGCGAAGACGACGATGTGGACTACGTGTACGAGGGAGCAGGTGAAGACGTGCAGGCTTCTCACGACGTGACGCCACCATTGATGGTCTTGAGCCAACGGTACAATGCAATTCGATGCAAGCAGGCACATGTTAATCTCCGGGAAGACCTTGTCGAACACCTTTGGTAG